The Acidobacteriota bacterium genome has a window encoding:
- a CDS encoding type II toxin-antitoxin system VapC family toxin has translation MIWFADTSALVKRYVRESGSEWVRREIRNHKVLIAQITPVEVAAALGKNLAKGKISEFSFYQARRRFLLHIKQHQYRIVQLSDRIIGEAMRLTSAHSLRAYDAVQLATALIAVGALDRSQFLFITSDSNLEKASFKEGLPSINPVTR, from the coding sequence TTGATCTGGTTCGCCGACACCAGCGCACTGGTCAAGCGGTATGTAAGAGAATCCGGGAGTGAGTGGGTTCGACGAGAGATCAGGAACCACAAGGTGTTGATAGCCCAGATCACTCCTGTTGAAGTCGCCGCCGCCCTCGGAAAGAATCTCGCGAAAGGCAAGATTTCGGAGTTTTCCTTCTATCAAGCACGCCGGAGATTTCTACTGCATATCAAGCAGCACCAATATCGCATTGTGCAACTGAGCGACCGCATTATTGGTGAGGCAATGCGGCTGACATCCGCTCACTCGTTGCGCGCCTACGATGCGGTTCAACTAGCAACTGCGTTGATAGCGGTAGGCGCGCTCGATCGCAGCCAGTTCCTTTTCATTACCTCAGATTCAAATCTTGAAAAAGCAAGTTTCAAAGAGGGACTTCCGTCTATTAATCCTGTTACCAGGTAG
- a CDS encoding PEP/pyruvate-binding domain-containing protein, which translates to MIRSIGDSQRPIILRAGALTLCLALVCETTAARSAQSTPTSPRRPESEKKAPAGNREADRVPSSFERISSRADFDLLARVYYRGRLHALPHVMFVIDRRSRDRVYYVNSRLYQFHKDFVNATYLSLERGRAFYDNNYLKSDRRFILGTIAYQTTAGKFTFEFWEGDRLTSNLLSETIGALKRSFFAPLYFKPNSLAHEQTAGELNKTGTSVLLLTASELAAGQQYQPLNLGAGIGQLRIIDRITADTVIDRNQIVIFKEVPVHLTPLSGIITTEPASPLSHVNMLAKGWAIPNATIKNADNLFKQLEGKYVRFEVRENDYSLAPADPREVEKRNREFVKRSDLITPRADLAYARLTDLSRQRARDAVRFGAKSANLGEIVHARLPGVEVPAGFAIPFYFYQAFIRLNHLEERIAAAVEEDRFVHDPRYRKNRLAEMRRWIEEGHHDESFRRAVLEKVHREYAGAGLFARSSTNAEDLPSFSGAGLYTTVPNVRTDEQLMEAIKTVWASVWNYEAYEARESFGMNHFGVYPAVLIQTGIDADSAGVAITTDPFDSADRDAVYVNAKRGLGIKVVEGRRVAEQAIYRPGAGTIQVLTRSDEDTMLAFDERGGVKEVTIEQQRRVLTDAMLRRLARVALEIKRVFGGRDQDIEWVFRQGKLYIVQSRPYIAGS; encoded by the coding sequence ATGATTCGATCAATCGGTGATAGTCAACGACCGATAATCCTCCGCGCAGGGGCGCTAACGCTTTGCCTCGCGCTCGTATGCGAAACAACCGCAGCGCGGTCTGCTCAATCAACTCCAACATCACCTCGACGTCCGGAGTCTGAGAAGAAAGCTCCGGCCGGAAATCGGGAAGCGGATCGGGTTCCGAGCTCGTTCGAGCGAATCAGCTCGAGGGCCGACTTCGACCTCCTGGCCCGAGTCTACTATCGAGGCCGCCTGCACGCGCTGCCGCACGTGATGTTCGTAATCGACCGCCGCTCGCGTGACCGCGTCTACTACGTCAACTCCCGGTTGTATCAGTTTCACAAAGACTTCGTGAATGCAACATATCTATCACTCGAACGTGGCCGCGCGTTTTACGACAATAACTACCTGAAGAGCGACCGCCGGTTCATACTTGGCACGATTGCGTATCAAACCACCGCCGGCAAATTCACGTTCGAGTTCTGGGAAGGGGACCGGCTCACCAGCAATCTGTTGAGCGAAACAATCGGCGCTCTCAAACGCAGCTTTTTCGCGCCGCTGTATTTCAAACCGAATTCGCTCGCTCACGAACAGACAGCCGGCGAACTGAACAAGACCGGAACGTCCGTGCTCCTGCTCACGGCGAGCGAGCTTGCGGCCGGCCAGCAATATCAACCGCTGAATCTTGGCGCGGGAATCGGACAGCTTAGAATAATCGATCGTATCACCGCGGACACGGTGATCGATCGCAACCAGATCGTCATCTTCAAAGAGGTCCCCGTTCATCTGACGCCGCTGTCGGGCATCATCACCACCGAGCCGGCTTCGCCGCTTTCGCACGTCAACATGCTTGCCAAGGGGTGGGCGATTCCAAACGCCACCATCAAAAACGCCGACAACCTCTTCAAGCAGCTCGAAGGCAAATACGTTCGTTTTGAAGTTCGCGAGAATGACTACTCGCTTGCGCCGGCCGATCCGCGCGAGGTCGAAAAGCGCAATCGAGAATTTGTGAAGCGCAGCGACCTGATTACGCCGCGCGCAGATCTCGCTTACGCCCGGCTCACGGACCTGAGCCGCCAGCGAGCGCGTGACGCCGTTCGCTTCGGCGCCAAGTCGGCGAACCTCGGCGAGATCGTGCATGCGCGCTTGCCCGGCGTCGAAGTCCCGGCCGGCTTTGCGATTCCATTTTACTTTTATCAAGCCTTCATTCGCCTGAATCATCTTGAGGAGCGCATCGCCGCGGCAGTCGAAGAAGACCGCTTCGTTCACGACCCGCGCTATCGCAAGAACCGTCTCGCCGAGATGCGCCGGTGGATCGAGGAAGGCCATCACGACGAGAGCTTCCGCCGAGCCGTTCTCGAAAAAGTCCACCGCGAATACGCCGGCGCCGGACTGTTCGCGCGAAGCTCTACCAATGCCGAGGACTTGCCGAGCTTCAGCGGGGCCGGCCTCTACACGACCGTGCCCAACGTTCGCACCGATGAGCAGTTGATGGAAGCGATCAAAACTGTCTGGGCTTCAGTATGGAACTACGAAGCCTATGAAGCGCGCGAGAGTTTCGGCATGAATCATTTCGGCGTTTACCCGGCCGTGCTGATTCAAACAGGCATCGACGCCGACAGCGCAGGCGTGGCGATAACGACCGACCCGTTCGACTCCGCTGATCGCGACGCGGTCTACGTGAACGCGAAAAGAGGACTCGGCATAAAAGTCGTCGAAGGCCGTCGAGTGGCCGAGCAGGCCATCTACCGCCCGGGCGCGGGAACGATTCAGGTGCTGACGCGTTCGGACGAAGATACAATGCTGGCGTTTGACGAGCGCGGAGGCGTCAAGGAAGTGACGATTGAACAGCAACGCCGCGTGCTGACTGACGCGATGTTGAGGCGGCTAGCCCGAGTTGCGCTTGAAATCAAGCGAGTGTTCGGCGGGCGTGATCAAGACATCGAATGGGTCTTTCGACAGGGCAAGCTCTACATCGTGCAGAGTCGGCCTTACATCGCGGGGAGTTGA
- a CDS encoding aspartyl protease family protein encodes MNRRRLLTTLLILSCAFASHQIVSAAPRHPLLRSGEPQRAAESGPVVIPFELVTRHILIRVRINNSDPLWFIFDTGDKVAIVDSGRARSLGLNLQGEINVGGAGAGTLKGSYVRDASLSVMGLEGNPQPVVLAVPLEGLEPRFGHDIDGIIGADFIKQFVVEVDYPARVLRLHDKNKFAYTGSGEILPLTFIHGGHPIMDAEVTVTGRPAIKGRFVLDFGSGASLALHRPFVEQENLPGPSQKTIRTMGGGGVGGKVTGRSGRIASLRIGKFQIDNPLALFSEDKSGAFASSQIQGNIGAQILSKFKVLLDYDRNRIIFEPNASFKDPIGSASSGLRFIAEGSDYKTFRVEELLEDSPATEAGIQQDDVVVAVDGRPAAELTLSSLHELFEKPVPRKLSVRRKGQTLQITLTPRRLI; translated from the coding sequence ATGAATCGCAGAAGATTACTCACAACGCTCCTCATACTGAGCTGTGCTTTCGCGTCACATCAGATCGTTTCCGCTGCGCCTCGACATCCGCTCTTACGCAGCGGCGAGCCGCAAAGGGCCGCAGAATCCGGCCCGGTTGTGATTCCCTTCGAGCTGGTCACCCGGCACATCTTGATAAGAGTCAGAATCAACAATTCCGATCCGCTGTGGTTCATATTCGATACCGGGGACAAAGTCGCCATCGTTGATTCAGGCCGGGCTAGATCGCTCGGGTTGAATCTGCAAGGAGAAATCAATGTCGGCGGCGCGGGCGCGGGAACGCTAAAAGGATCTTACGTTCGAGATGCTTCTCTCAGCGTGATGGGTCTCGAGGGCAATCCGCAGCCCGTTGTATTGGCCGTCCCGTTGGAAGGTCTGGAGCCGAGATTTGGACACGACATTGATGGGATCATCGGAGCTGATTTCATCAAGCAGTTTGTCGTGGAAGTTGACTATCCCGCTCGCGTGTTGCGGCTGCACGATAAGAACAAGTTCGCCTATACGGGCTCGGGTGAAATTCTGCCTCTCACTTTTATCCACGGGGGCCATCCGATCATGGATGCCGAAGTCACAGTGACGGGCCGGCCGGCAATCAAGGGGAGGTTTGTGCTCGATTTTGGATCCGGGGCCTCGCTCGCGCTTCATAGACCCTTCGTGGAGCAGGAGAATCTTCCGGGACCTTCGCAGAAGACGATAAGAACTATGGGCGGGGGCGGCGTTGGCGGAAAGGTAACCGGACGCAGCGGCCGAATAGCCTCGCTGAGAATCGGAAAATTCCAAATCGACAATCCACTCGCACTCTTTTCAGAAGACAAGAGCGGGGCCTTTGCCAGTTCGCAAATACAGGGCAACATCGGCGCGCAGATTTTATCCAAGTTCAAAGTGCTGCTCGACTATGATCGCAATCGGATCATCTTCGAGCCGAATGCCAGCTTCAAGGATCCCATCGGTTCGGCTTCAAGTGGTTTGAGGTTTATTGCCGAGGGCTCCGACTACAAGACTTTCCGCGTTGAAGAGCTGCTCGAGGATTCTCCGGCCACGGAGGCAGGGATTCAACAGGACGACGTGGTCGTGGCAGTCGACGGACGCCCAGCCGCCGAGCTGACTCTCTCCAGTCTGCACGAGTTATTTGAAAAGCCCGTCCCGCGCAAGCTCTCGGTTCGCCGCAAAGGACAAACGCTGCAAATCACACTCACACCCAGAAGGCTCATCTGA
- a CDS encoding N-glycosylase/DNA lyase, protein MPRKQTCLTVRELKRIYFAKRREIRDRLAEFARVGRTGSPEALFEELTFCIFTAGASARMGLRSVESVRPVLMSGSALDIQNALVGRHRFPNNRGAYVYETREYLREHCGLQLHEALRGLKAADERRDFLAANRSVRGIGYKEASHFLRNVGYRGYAILDKHVLTRLAEFEVIETPKPPSTKNRYLAIEERVKLFADSIGIDFDELDLLLWYTKTGEILK, encoded by the coding sequence GTGCCCAGAAAGCAAACCTGCTTGACCGTACGAGAGCTTAAGCGAATCTATTTCGCCAAGCGCCGAGAAATCAGAGACAGACTGGCTGAGTTCGCGAGAGTGGGGCGGACGGGTTCCCCTGAGGCGCTCTTTGAAGAACTGACTTTCTGCATCTTCACGGCGGGCGCCAGCGCGCGAATGGGTCTGCGCTCGGTCGAAAGCGTTCGGCCGGTTCTAATGAGCGGCTCAGCGTTGGACATTCAGAACGCGCTGGTGGGAAGGCACAGATTCCCGAACAATCGCGGAGCTTATGTATACGAGACCCGCGAGTATCTTCGGGAACACTGCGGTCTTCAGTTGCACGAAGCGCTCAGGGGTCTGAAGGCCGCCGACGAGCGCCGTGACTTCCTGGCCGCCAATCGAAGCGTCCGCGGAATCGGTTATAAAGAAGCGAGTCATTTCTTGCGCAACGTGGGTTATCGCGGATACGCGATCCTGGACAAGCACGTGCTGACGCGGCTTGCGGAGTTCGAGGTGATCGAAACGCCGAAGCCGCCATCGACGAAAAATAGGTACCTGGCGATCGAAGAAAGAGTGAAGCTCTTCGCCGACTCGATCGGCATAGACTTCGACGAACTCGACCTGCTCTTGTGGTACACGAAGACCGGAGAAATACTGAAATGA
- a CDS encoding aspartyl protease family protein gives MKVYGGKSALNISRMIRLAGYLLLIAGLAFSNVTRPLASAPPPQQKEIESNAKLIRKARKVMRAGKYEDALTIYREMFDASPSDIPSRLGASLAYLKLQSYVHCFEKAKEVINLDANNARAHALAGISLLRSGYVRSAIDELQQALNFDAKEALAYGGAAEIDYYEGRAKESRTKSFYAHQLDPDEPDYLVTYARSSSRLEDFKEAADAYELFLEVSPKSDSERRDRIRGLIQFYRQLAGLRVHQVSGPAVTEAPFRLGSDRRPYLRVKLNGRDAVFVIDTGSGFTVMSKDSAKRFGVSEIAHGGRSQGVGGTGKFQIVYGLIRSIQIGEAKVRMVPCFIRPFHGAQGRVPEETADGFLGISVLSHFVTALDYKAARMRLDRSDNRELQMAAAPGVSLIPFRTTQNGLISVETEFNDNQNIHAILDSGASSTVVSMAAVERLNMHDQLIKGQTTSVIGAAGITDNVQILFIRNCRVADQLQSNLRALVLDFGAINETSGFEQSGILGGDFLRHFRVTIDFNRALLALQPHTPPVTRQ, from the coding sequence ATGAAGGTCTACGGTGGAAAGAGCGCTTTGAATATCAGCCGAATGATTCGGCTGGCCGGTTACCTCCTGCTGATCGCCGGTTTGGCCTTCTCTAATGTGACCCGGCCGCTGGCCAGCGCGCCACCGCCTCAGCAAAAGGAAATCGAATCCAACGCCAAACTTATCCGCAAAGCACGAAAGGTTATGCGAGCGGGCAAATACGAGGACGCATTAACGATCTATCGCGAGATGTTCGATGCGAGCCCGAGCGACATCCCGTCGCGGCTGGGAGCGAGTCTGGCTTATCTGAAGTTGCAGTCCTACGTGCACTGCTTCGAGAAGGCCAAGGAAGTTATCAACCTCGACGCGAATAATGCGCGCGCCCACGCGCTTGCGGGGATTTCGCTGCTGCGGTCCGGATACGTTCGGAGCGCAATCGACGAGCTGCAGCAGGCTCTCAATTTCGATGCAAAAGAGGCGCTGGCGTACGGCGGCGCGGCCGAAATAGATTACTACGAGGGCCGGGCCAAAGAGTCTCGCACAAAGTCTTTTTACGCGCACCAACTCGATCCCGATGAACCTGATTACCTGGTGACGTACGCTCGATCTTCGTCGCGGCTTGAAGACTTCAAGGAGGCTGCCGACGCTTATGAACTCTTTCTTGAGGTCTCGCCTAAGAGCGACAGCGAGCGCCGCGATAGGATTCGAGGACTCATTCAATTCTACCGCCAGCTCGCCGGGCTCAGAGTCCATCAGGTGAGCGGCCCGGCCGTTACCGAAGCGCCGTTTCGACTGGGCAGCGATCGGCGGCCGTACTTGCGAGTCAAGCTCAACGGCCGCGACGCAGTCTTCGTGATAGACACGGGGTCCGGGTTCACGGTGATGTCGAAGGACTCGGCCAAGCGCTTCGGCGTTTCCGAGATCGCGCACGGCGGCAGGTCACAGGGAGTGGGCGGCACCGGAAAGTTTCAAATTGTCTACGGCCTTATCAGGTCGATTCAGATCGGCGAGGCAAAAGTGAGAATGGTCCCGTGTTTTATTCGTCCCTTTCATGGGGCGCAGGGACGGGTGCCTGAAGAAACGGCCGATGGCTTCCTCGGGATATCGGTCCTCTCGCACTTCGTGACCGCGCTGGATTATAAGGCAGCACGCATGCGCCTGGACCGAAGCGACAATCGCGAGTTGCAAATGGCGGCAGCTCCGGGGGTGAGCTTGATCCCGTTTCGGACGACACAGAACGGGCTTATCAGCGTCGAGACCGAATTCAACGACAACCAGAACATACACGCCATTCTTGATTCGGGCGCCAGTTCGACAGTGGTTTCAATGGCGGCGGTCGAGCGACTCAATATGCACGATCAATTGATCAAGGGCCAGACCACCAGCGTCATAGGCGCCGCTGGCATAACCGACAACGTTCAGATACTTTTCATCCGCAACTGCCGCGTAGCCGATCAGCTCCAGAGCAACCTCCGCGCGCTGGTGTTGGATTTTGGCGCGATCAACGAAACATCAGGCTTCGAGCAGAGCGGCATACTTGGCGGCGACTTTCTGCGTCACTTCAGAGTGACAATTGATTTCAATCGCGCATTACTTGCGCTCCAGCCTCATACGCCTCCAGTCACAAGACAGTAA